The Hordeum vulgare subsp. vulgare chromosome 7H, MorexV3_pseudomolecules_assembly, whole genome shotgun sequence DNA window GTAAGGAATGGATTTTTGATGGACTAGGACGATCAAAATAGACCGAAGTAACGGTCCGAACTCTCACAAACCTTTCCACATTTATCTCTGATATGTTATACAAGGCCGGGTTAGATGATTTCAACGGTTCCGACTGCGTAGTTCACGGGAGGTTTACGGCTCTTTCTTAAAGATGCCCCTAAAGAAACCCGTAACGGACAAGTGATAATCACGCATGCCGCAGCCATAGCCGCGGCGTCTCGTCTGACACGCCAACGGCCCCGGCGCGTCTCGGGACAAGTCAGGTTGGTTTCGATCGCTCGGGGCTATTCGCGCGGCGCGCGACACGTTCGTACGCCCGCCGGAGCATGCGTTTCCTTGAAAGCTGTTCCGTTTCTTCTCTTTCCTTCCTTTTCTAGAAGCCGAAACGTATCCGCATGCATATTTTTCCACTTGAATGCGTACTGCAGCATGCAGCACGTTGTTTTCTTGTGCACACAAAGGTCCACATATATCACGTACGTTTTAATGGGAAGCAAAGCTGCATATATATATGCACCGATCGATCAAGTACTATATATACTACTATAAATGTGCACCGATTCATTGTTTCTTCCCACTTTATATCCATCGCTTTAGTACGCATGCGCTACTCTCCAGATATAGCGGTTAGCTAATTTGTTTGGTCCTCCGCTCCGTTACTCTTCTCCAAAGATATACGCGTATATTTAGCCGTATATTATATTATATTAGTATTACTGTTTTCCCAATAATGATGATACGCACGCACGCGGTACGCGTGTACATGTGTGATGATCGAGTCAGCACACGGCCTGCCAGATCTGCACGGTTTTCGCACAGCTGTACAAGTTATGTGCGGTTCTATATATTTTGGCGCCGACGTACGTGATTATCTGTATCCCACAATTAAAAGACGATCGACGCTCTACTTTGGTAGAGATCTTTTCTTGGTAATCAAATTGAATCAAAACCTGTAGTTTTTGCCCAAATTAAAGGCATTGATCGATCGGCCGGATTTGCACGAAAGTACAGGCAACAATTGAATGGATGGCCGATCTGTTCTCACCAAATCAATTACCAGCTCATTCATCCCCTTCTAAGTTTGAGCCCCCATCTCTACGTCTACGCTTTAACTTACCAGTATTATTTTCCTCAACCATCTACAGCTGGCCAGCCAAAAAAACGCCAATATACATTATACATATATATCTCAGCACATTAAAGCACGTACGTTGATTCTGCATGCAGATGCGGTGCGCGCATGAACGACGTACTCCTAGTACGTAACGCATGCATGCAGTTTCCTTCTTCCTCGAATTGCCTGCACTAACCACGGCTTTCGATTCCCGATCTTTACCAAGTCCAGAGGCCGTAACTTGCTTTGCTTTGTTGTTATACTAATAAGTTTCCTTACACCCCAAGATTCGTGCAGATCAACGCCTCCTCTCAACGATGCGTGCTGATTTGGCGCCACAGCATACTGATACTGGTCCTTGGGTTGATCAAATCGTGGGGAACGGAAGCCAGCGAATTTCGGTGCATGTAGAGCGTCCGTTGCAGAAAGGTAGCAGTAACGTGGTGAGTTCGTGGTTTCTACGTGCTCCAAATTTAGGGAGAGAAGATTGAAACGGAGGCCATAAATAAAAGGGAAAAATCCCTCCTGAAAAGGTGAAGGATAAACTATCGGGGGCCGGTCAATCTCATCGTCAGTTGCTTTCTCACTCAGGGCCAGGGCCAGGGGACGTGGACGTCACGCACCATAAATACTCGGCTGCCTGCCATCTACGGACCTCGTTTCCTTGCCACCCTGCCCGTCCCCTCGCCGATCCATCACCTCCCACCACATCTGACCAGCCAACTCCGGGGACGCACACGCACCGTCTTGGCTTGGCACTTGGCAGTATATATAGGAGCTAGCTAGCGGACGACGCGCGCGCCCCATCAATCGCCATGGCTGTGGACCTGCAACGCCTGCGCCACATGTTACTCACCACCGGCGACGGCGCCGGCCACCACCAGCtcgcctccgccgccgctgctATGCCGGCCAGCGGGCCTTGTTATGGCGCTGCGGTGCCGAGCCAGATGGGGCACCAGCCGAACGCGGGCCTcttcacgccgccgccgccgccggcggcggcggcggagcagtATTCTGAGTTCTTGGCGATGGCTGCGGCTGATCTCGCCAAGAAGGACGTCAGCCTCGACGGTGCCCAGGAAATGATCACCAAGAAGCGGAGGCGCGACAAGCAGTCGTTGATGCTCGGCGCGGCCGACGTTCTCGCGGCCCACGCGCGGCAGCAGACCGTGGACGTCGACGGCATCCTGCTCAAACATGTAAGTCCCGTGATCGAACCCCCACCATGATCTTCCATGCTTTGCGTTTCGATCAGGCTTTAATTTCTAGCTTCTGTTAACCGTGGTCGATGTATGATGCAGGCGAAGAAGATGTGGGCTGCTTTGGCGGAGCAGAGGCAGAGCCACATGAGGCTCATCGTGTCGACGGTGGAGGCCAGGGCGGCGAAGCGGCTCAAGGCCAAGGACGAGGAGATTGAGCGGATCAGGGGCATGAACTGGGCGCTCGAGGAGCGCCTTCGGAACCTCTTCATGGAGGCTCAGTTGTGGCGCGACGTCGCGCAGTCCAACGAGGCCACGGCCAACGTGCTCCGCGGCGACCTGCAGCGCGCGCTCGACGCCCAGGCCGGCGACGGTCAGGAGGACGACGCCGGGTCGTGCTGCTGGGGGGAGAACCAGGCGCCCTTGTGCGCGGAGGAGGAGGGCACGCCGGCGGCAGTGGAGGAGCGTCACGCGACCGGAGCAGGAAGGTGCAAGGGGTGCCGCGAGGGCGCGGCGGTTGTGCTGCTGCTGCCGTGCCGGCACCTCTGCGTTTGCGCGCCGTGCGCGGCCGCGGCGCAGGCGTGCCCGGCGTGCGGAAGCGCCAAAAATGGCAGCGTCTGCGTCAACTTTTCGTGATGCGGGAGGAATAGCTTTAGAGTCGACATTTTGTTTCCTGGTGAAACTTACTGGACTCGACTTTTGTTTGTATTCTTTTCTTCgcattttttgttgttcttgttgacatAGATATGAGAGGATGGTTGGATGACATAGATATGAGAGGATGAGTTTCACATTTTATTTTATAGTTTAGCTTTGTGCTGAAGCTGTTGGATCAATTGTAAGACAAGAAGGCAAACAGTTCGTAGTATTGCAGATCAATGCTTGAAATTAAATACATAGATTAGAAGTTGAACAACATATATGGGGCGTGCCTAGGGGTTTTGGCGTTTTTGCTCGGTCGACAAAAGGTTGGTTGTCAAAATTCATACAGAAGACTATATAGATTTCTGCATCACATGACTAGTttcaaaaaggaaagaaaaattaACAGTGAAGGATTCTTTTCTGCAACCGGCGTCCTGTTTGAAAAGGTTTTTGCAATATATCCTTTGTTtcataaagaaaaaaaatgtttcagcggtgaagttttttttttgttttttgcaacAG harbors:
- the LOC123412998 gene encoding probable BOI-related E3 ubiquitin-protein ligase 3 codes for the protein MAVDLQRLRHMLLTTGDGAGHHQLASAAAAMPASGPCYGAAVPSQMGHQPNAGLFTPPPPPAAAAEQYSEFLAMAAADLAKKDVSLDGAQEMITKKRRRDKQSLMLGAADVLAAHARQQTVDVDGILLKHAKKMWAALAEQRQSHMRLIVSTVEARAAKRLKAKDEEIERIRGMNWALEERLRNLFMEAQLWRDVAQSNEATANVLRGDLQRALDAQAGDGQEDDAGSCCWGENQAPLCAEEEGTPAAVEERHATGAGRCKGCREGAAVVLLLPCRHLCVCAPCAAAAQACPACGSAKNGSVCVNFS